The proteins below come from a single Terriglobales bacterium genomic window:
- the ftsH gene encoding ATP-dependent zinc metalloprotease FtsH — protein sequence MNSTVKTVVFWLVIVLSGVLLWQVVKAGGTSSKEKDVKFSQFMTDVNKGAISEVTIIGTEVRGTYTDKSTFHTTVPPNYPDMYKALQDKGVTVTVKDVQSGNWPTWLLNLAPLILLGALWFIMIRQMQTGGNKALSFGKSRARLLSMQQKKVTFKDVAGVDEAKEELREIIEFLREAQKFQKLGGRIPKGVLLVGPPGTGKTLLARAVAGEANVPFFSISGSDFVEMFVGVGASRVRDLFEQGKKNAPCIIFIDEIDAVGRHRGAGLGGGHDEREQTLNQLLVEMDGFESNEGVILIAATNRPDVLDPALLRPGRFDRRVVVPRPDVRGREEILRVHTRKIPMADDVDLSVLARGTPGFSGADLANLVNEGALLAARANRKVVTMYDCELAKDKVLMGAERKSMILSDEEKKVTAYHEAGHALVAAMSKDSDPLHKVTIIPRGMALGVTMQLPIDDKHTYTRDYLTTRLAIMMGGRLAEELFLDTMTTGAGNDIEQATELARKMVCEFGMSDLGPITFGKKDEQIFLGREIAQHRDYSEDTAIKIDQEVKKLVDTAYQTAHDLLVGNREILTTIAMALLEREVLDANEIRMIIEGKELPVKVAPHDDGGVQQVLKPAPQTKPGIVPGEHPSPA from the coding sequence GTGAATTCAACGGTTAAAACGGTCGTCTTCTGGTTGGTAATTGTGCTTTCGGGTGTCCTGCTTTGGCAGGTCGTGAAGGCGGGCGGGACCAGTTCTAAAGAAAAGGACGTTAAATTCTCTCAGTTCATGACTGATGTGAACAAGGGCGCGATTTCTGAGGTTACCATCATCGGCACTGAGGTTCGCGGTACCTACACAGACAAGTCGACCTTCCACACCACTGTTCCCCCAAACTATCCCGATATGTACAAGGCCCTGCAAGATAAGGGCGTCACCGTAACGGTAAAGGATGTTCAGAGCGGCAACTGGCCGACCTGGCTGCTGAATCTGGCGCCGCTGATTCTGCTGGGTGCATTGTGGTTCATCATGATCCGCCAGATGCAGACCGGCGGAAACAAGGCGCTTTCCTTCGGCAAGAGCCGCGCCCGGCTGCTCTCCATGCAGCAAAAAAAGGTCACCTTCAAGGACGTGGCCGGCGTCGATGAAGCCAAAGAGGAGCTGCGCGAAATCATCGAGTTCCTGCGTGAAGCCCAGAAGTTCCAGAAATTGGGCGGACGCATTCCCAAGGGAGTACTGCTTGTTGGACCTCCCGGAACCGGTAAGACTCTGCTGGCCCGGGCAGTGGCCGGAGAAGCCAATGTTCCGTTCTTCTCCATTTCCGGCTCCGATTTTGTAGAGATGTTTGTGGGTGTCGGCGCCAGCCGCGTGCGCGATCTGTTTGAGCAGGGCAAGAAGAATGCACCTTGCATCATCTTCATTGATGAAATTGACGCTGTTGGTCGCCACCGCGGCGCTGGTCTCGGCGGCGGTCATGACGAGCGCGAGCAGACCCTGAACCAGTTGCTGGTGGAGATGGATGGTTTCGAATCCAACGAAGGTGTGATTCTTATCGCCGCCACCAACCGTCCGGACGTTCTTGATCCGGCTCTGCTCCGCCCCGGCCGCTTCGACCGCCGAGTGGTCGTCCCGCGTCCCGATGTCCGCGGCCGAGAAGAAATTCTGCGCGTGCATACCCGCAAGATTCCCATGGCGGATGATGTGGATCTTTCCGTCCTGGCCCGCGGCACACCTGGATTCTCCGGCGCCGATCTGGCGAACCTGGTGAACGAGGGGGCTCTGCTGGCCGCTCGCGCCAATCGCAAAGTCGTCACTATGTACGATTGCGAATTGGCGAAGGACAAAGTACTGATGGGCGCCGAGCGCAAGTCGATGATCCTCTCCGACGAGGAGAAGAAGGTCACGGCTTATCACGAAGCTGGCCACGCACTGGTCGCAGCTATGAGCAAGGATTCCGATCCGCTGCACAAGGTGACGATTATCCCGCGCGGTATGGCGCTGGGTGTCACCATGCAGTTGCCGATCGACGACAAGCACACCTATACCCGCGACTATCTGACCACGCGGCTGGCCATCATGATGGGCGGCCGTCTGGCGGAGGAGTTGTTCCTCGATACCATGACCACCGGCGCCGGCAACGACATCGAGCAGGCCACCGAACTGGCCCGCAAGATGGTGTGCGAGTTCGGCATGAGCGACCTGGGACCGATCACCTTCGGCAAGAAGGACGAGCAGATCTTCCTGGGCCGCGAAATCGCTCAGCATCGCGATTACAGCGAAGACACCGCCATCAAGATCGATCAGGAAGTGAAGAAATTGGTCGACACCGCCTACCAGACTGCCCACGATCTACTGGTGGGAAATCGTGAAATCCTGACCACCATCGCCATGGCGCTGCTGGAGCGGGAAGTCCTCGATGCTAACGAAATCCGCATGATTATCGAGGGCAAGGAGCTGCCGGTGAAGGTTGCGCCGCACGACGATGGCGGCGTCCAGCAGGTGCTGAAGCCGGCGCCACAGACCAAGCCTGGAATCGTGCCGGGAGAGCATCCGAGTCCGGCGTAA